The following nucleotide sequence is from Mucilaginibacter sp. cycad4.
CTGCTCATTCAATACTTTACCAAACAGCGCAGCCTGTAGTTTGCCGTGCTTTTTAATGCTGGTATTGTACATATGCGCCGCTATTTTTAAACCGGCGTCGCTTACCGGCCATAGGGGCAAGGCAGTATCGTCAAAATAAATCAGTTCGGGGCCGTATTTATCTATCAGCTCAATAGTGCGGTTTAAAAACTTATCACAATAAGCTTTGCTGGGTACGCTTGCACCATTGCCCCAGTCCCAATGGCTGCCCATACTGTTGTTATCAAGGCTGTCCTTACTTAAAGGATGGTTTTGTGCATATAATTCCTGTGGGTCATAGCCATTCCACCATTTACCGGCACCATCAGCTTTGGTCATCTTGCCATCATAAGGTACGCCGGCATACGGCCCGGTTTTATCCGCGCGTTGGGCAACCTCGTACCAGGTCCAGGGGTGGGAGGCATGCACTGTTACGCCAAAAGGGAGCCCATGTTCTTTAGCTGCTTTGGCCCAGCCGCCTATCAGGTCTTTTTTGGGGCCGAGTTTGGTAGAGTTCCAGCTTTGGTATTTGCTGTCGTAAAGGTCAAAATTATCATGGTGGTTGGCCAGTGCCATAAAATATTTGGCGCCAGCCTGCTTGTACAGGCCAACCAATTCATCGGGGTTCCAGTTCTCGGCTTTCCATTCGTTAATAACATCTTTAAAGCCAAATTTGGAAGGATGACCATATTTTTGAACGTGGTATTTATACTGGTCGCTGCCTTCCTGGTACATGCCTCGTGCATACCAGTCGCCGCGTTCCGGCTGGCATTGCGGGCCCCAGTGTGCCCACATTCCGAATTTGGCATCACGAAACCAATCAGGTACCTGGTATTGAGCTAATGAATTCCAATCAGGCTTAAAAGGGCCGGAATTAATTTCAGCGTTTGAATTTGTACGCAGCAAACTGCTGCCAAAAACCCTCGACAGGTACAGGGATGAGAGCCCCGTGGCCATGCCTTTTATTAATGTTCTTCTTTTCATAATTGTGTTTGGAGATTTTGAAAAGTACCTACGCGGATCAGCTATGTAAACGGGTAGCCGGGGCTTTAAGTAAGTTTCAATATGTCATTATCTATAATTGGTTGATCAGCAATTCACGTTACGTCTGTCAGCAATTG
It contains:
- a CDS encoding alpha-L-fucosidase, which encodes MKRRTLIKGMATGLSSLYLSRVFGSSLLRTNSNAEINSGPFKPDWNSLAQYQVPDWFRDAKFGMWAHWGPQCQPERGDWYARGMYQEGSDQYKYHVQKYGHPSKFGFKDVINEWKAENWNPDELVGLYKQAGAKYFMALANHHDNFDLYDSKYQSWNSTKLGPKKDLIGGWAKAAKEHGLPFGVTVHASHPWTWYEVAQRADKTGPYAGVPYDGKMTKADGAGKWWNGYDPQELYAQNHPLSKDSLDNNSMGSHWDWGNGASVPSKAYCDKFLNRTIELIDKYGPELIYFDDTALPLWPVSDAGLKIAAHMYNTSIKKHGKLQAALFGKVLNEQQRKCMIWDIERGQSNQIEPLPWQTDTCIGGWHYDRRIFDNKGYKSAKTVVHTLVDIVSKNGNLLLNIPLRGDGSIDSEERAVVEGIGAWMQVNSEAIYGTRPWKVFGEGPATDSAAPISAQGFNEGKGKPFGAEDIRFTAKGKTLYATMLGWPTGNEAIVKKLAKGNEAGNISSVSLLGNDKLSFEQTEAGLKVKLPEQAPGKNAFVLKIEGAI